A portion of the Candida dubliniensis CD36 chromosome R, complete sequence genome contains these proteins:
- the CBP1 gene encoding corticosteroid-binding protein, putative: MSKTKSTKVLIIGAGISGLKAAETLLSKSNLTGQDVLVAEAQNRVGGRLKTTDASQSKLGINYDLGASWFHDSLNNSVLNDMISSSLLDVQKDVYFDDKDLKAISSTGEVPLVDKKLNRVLEDIEKFIELYFHDSLNVPDLSLQDIVAKFFEKYNHLVTEEQREHCGRMMRYLELWFGISWDRISGKHAVMDHQGRNLLNKRGYGYLVESLLNCIPKSSILLEEPVNKIIRYNKEGDKRVLVETKSGLQIFCDYLIVTVPQSILSLKESSPYSIKWEPELPQRLVDSINSIHFGALGKVIFEFDKIFWDNSEDRFQIIADHIDGDLSSELTELPKPFTYPLFAVNFGRVHNLGNGKSSLVILTQAPLTNYLEAHPDQAWQYYQPMLQNLSINDEPIPDPINTIVTDWTINPYIRGSYSAMYTNDDPSDLIINLSGEFESCGISEPYIRFAGEHTISEGAGCVHGAYDSGIRAADWILQDMNVEN, encoded by the coding sequence ATGTCGAAGACAAAATCCACAAAAGTCTTAATTATTGGAGCCGGAATTTCTGGATTGAAGGCTGCAGAAACATTGTTatctaaatcaaatttaacaGGTCAAGACGTTCTAGTGGCTGAAGCCCAAAATCGTGTTGGTGGTAGATTAAAAACAACAGACGCTTCCCAATCCAAACTAGGCATAAACTATGATTTAGGAGCATCATGGTTTCATGATTCATTAAACAATTCAGTCTTAAATGATATGATCAGTAGTAGTTTATTAGATGTTCAAAAAGATGTCTATTTTGATGACAAGGATCTCAAAGCCATTTCTAGTACTGGGGAAGTGCCTCTTGTGGataagaaattaaataGAGTATTAGAAGACATTGAAAAGTTTATTGAATTGTATTTCCACGACAGTCTAAATGTTCCTGATTTGTCCTTGCAAGACATTGTTGCAAagttttttgaaaaatataatcattTAGTAACAGAAGAACAACGTGAACATTGTGGGAGAATGATGAGGTATTTAGAACTCTGGTTTGGAATTAGCTGGGATAGAATTAGTGGCAAACATGCTGTAATGGATCACCAAGGaagaaatttattgaataaacGAGGATATGGCTATTTAGTTGAGAGTTTACTCAATTGCATACCAAAATCTTCGATATTATTGGAAGAACCGgtaaacaaaattataaGATATAATAAGGAAGGAGACAAGAGGGTGTTGGTTGAAACGAAAAGCGGATTACAAATATTTTGTGACTATTTGATTGTCACTGTTCCTCAATCAATTCTACTGCTTAAAGAAAGTTCTCCCTATAGCATCAAATGGGAACCGGAGTTGCCACAGAGATTGGTGGATTCAATAAACTCCATACATTTTGGTGCGTTGGGTAAAGTAATCTTTGAGTTTGACAAGATATTCTGGGACAATTCTGAAGAtagatttcaaattatcgCAGATCACATAGATGGGGATTTATCAAGCGAGTTGACAGAGTTACCGAAACCGTTTACCTATCCCTTGTTTGCTGTTAACTTTGGTCGTGTTCATAATCTTGGTAACGGGAAATCGAGTCTAGTAATACTCACACAAGCACCTTTGACAAATTATCTTGAGGCCCATCCTGATCAAGCTTGGCAATACTATCAACCAATGTTGCAAAACCTCTCCATCAATGATGAGCCAATTCCTGATCCGATCAACACAATAGTTACAGACTGGACAATAAATCCTTACATTCGTGGCTCTTATTCAGCAATGTACACCAACGATGATCCAAgtgatttaataattaatttgtCGGGAGAATTTGAAAGCTGTGGGATTCTGGAGCCTTACATTAGATTTGCAGGTGAGCACACCATCTCAGAAGGTGCTGGTTGTGTGCATGGTGCTTATGATAGTGGCATTCGTGCTGCTGATTGGATATTACAAGATATGAATGTAGAAAATTAG